One window of the Nicotiana tabacum cultivar K326 chromosome 4, ASM71507v2, whole genome shotgun sequence genome contains the following:
- the LOC107818058 gene encoding pentatricopeptide repeat-containing protein At1g18485 produces MFTLASFPMALAPPPPISCCRHQRHRQPHFQTVIFRPKTNKGTFATTSLPKSVGSLCTPTPDEGSITITHLLENRIKNPLTLSEEIAQLSESKTLSEVLPTFQDYLNSGFYHSSEKAEALGVLLQACGNQKDIETGRKVHEMVCSLTQFKDDFVLCTRLITMYSMCGYPSASRSVFDQLRTKNLYQWNALMSGYTKNELWFDVIFLFIELITSSQDRPDNFTFPCVIKACGGLVDVGLGEAIHGMASKMGLVRDVFVSNALIAMYGKFGLIEEAMKVFDHMPERNLVSWNSVISGFSSNGYIEQSFDLFRNILTGNEVLVPDATTMVIMLPICAAEEEVELGKIIHGLTEKLGLANELTVNNSLVDMYCKVGYFADAKILFEKNESKNVVSWNSIIGGYSGEGDVRGTFHLMRRMQSASEYVKANEVTLLNVLPVCLTESEQLIVKELHGYSLRNGLEYHELLTNAFIAAYAKCGLLRYAELVFCGVENKTVSSWNALISGYAQSEDPSKALTLSSEIMGSGLLPDWFTIGSLLFACSRLKQLLCGTQIHGFVLRNGLETDMSTGVSLVSFYMNCGKPELAQLLFDRIEDKNIVSWNVMIAGYLQNALPDKALFLFRDMVSLRFQPEEISVTSVLGACSALSAIRLGKEVHCFALKTHLIEDTFVHCSIIDMYAKTGFIGMSKYVFDHILLKDIASWTAMITGYAVHGLGMEAIKLFQEMQKSGFTPTSLTYVSILMACNHAGLIEEGRQYVREMQVHGLKPELEHYACVIDMLGRAGQFDDALNQMAEMPMQPDTQIWSSLLSSCTVHVQLNLGKKCAEKLLELEPKRAEIYVLVSNFFAKYGDWDSVRQLRQKMKELGLQKEIGCSRIEIGGKSYNFAVGNMLSKP; encoded by the coding sequence ATGTTCACACTGGCGAGCTTCCCCATGGCTCTGGCGCCGCCACCGCCGATCTCATGCTGTCGCCACCAACGCCATCGACAGCCCCATTTTCAGACCGTCATTTTCCGTCCAAAAACCAACAAAGGCACGTTTGCAACTACCTCTCTTCCAAAATCGGTAGGCTCGCTTTGCACTCCAACACCTGATGAAGGTTCTATAACTATAACACACCTTTTAGAGAATCGGATTAAGAATCCATTAACACTGTCCGAAGAAATTGCGCAACTGTCCGAATCCAAAACCTTGTCGGAAGTCTTACCTACATTTCAAGATTACCTAAACAGTGGCTTTTACCACTCGTCTGAAAAAGCCGAGGCCTTAGGCGTACTCTTACAGGCCTGTGGTAACCAAAAGGACATTGAAACGGGCCGTAAGGTTCACGAGATGGTTTGTTCATTGACCCAATTCAAAGATGACTTTGTACTCTGTACGCGGCTCATCACAATGTACTCTATGTGTGGGTATCCTTCTGCGTCTCGCTCCGTTTTTGATCAGCTGCGAACCAAAAACCTGTACCAATGGAATGCTCTTATGAGTGGATACACAAAGAATGAACTTTGGTTTGatgttatttttttgtttattgaGCTGATCACTTCATCCCAGGATAGGCCCGATAATTTCACGTTTCCTTGTGTTATTAAGGCTTGTGGAGGGCTTGTTGATGTTGGTTTAGGGGAAGCCATTCATGGGATGGCATCAAAAATGGGTTTAGTTAGGGATGTATTTGTAAGTAATGCGCTAATTGCTATGTATGGGAAATTTGGTCTTATTGAAGAAGCTATGAAAGTGTTTGATCATATGCCTGAGCGGAACTTGGTTTCATGGAATTCAGTGATTTCTGGGTTCTCTTCAAATGGGTATATTGAACAAAGTTTTGATCTTTTCAGAAATATACTTACAGGAAATGAAGTTCTTGTTCCAGACGCAACTACCATGGTTATTATGCTGCCAATATGTGCAGCAGAAGAGGAAGTGGAGTTGGGAAAGATTATTCATGGTTTAACTGAAAAGCTAGGACTGGCGAACGAGTTAACAGTGAATAATTCTTTAGTGGATATGTATTGCAAAGTTGGGTACTTTGCTGATGCTAAAATTCTGTTTGAGAAAAATGAGAGCAAAAATGTGGTCTCTTGGAATTCAATTATCGGGGGTTATTCAGGAGAAGGAGATGTTAGAGGAACATTTCATCTTATGAGAAGGATGCAAAGTGCCAGTGAATATGTGAAGGCAAATGAGGTCACTCTATTGAATGTTTTGCCTGTGTGCTTAACAGAATCAGAGCAGTTGATAGTGAAAGAACTGCATGGCTACTCGCTTAGAAATGGTCTTGAATACCATGAGTTATTAACAAATGCTTTTATAGCCGCCTATGCAAAGTGTGGATTGCTCAGATATGCTGAGCTTGTATTCTGTGGAGTGGAAAATAAGACAGTAAGCTCTTGGAATGCACTGATAAGTGGCTATGCTCAGAGCGAGGATCCATCCAAAGCTTTGACTCTGTCCTCTGAAATTATGGGTTCTGGTTTGCTTCCTGACTGGTTCACTATTGGTAGCCTTCTTTTTGCTTGTTCCCGTTTAAAACAGCTACTGTGTGGTACACAAATTCATGGTTTTGTGCTTAGAAATGGTCTAGAAACAGATATGTCTACAGGGGTTTCCCTAGTTTCATTTTACATGAATTGTGGAAAACCTGAACTGGCACAACTTCTATTTGACAGGATAGAAGATAAAAATATTGTATCCTGGAATGTGATGATAGCTGGTTACTTGCAGAATGCACTACCAGATAAAGCCTTGTTTTTGTTTCGTGATATGGTATCTCTTAGATTCCAACCTGAAGAAATTTCTGTTACAAGTGTATTGGGGGCTTGTTCAGCATTGTCTGCTATCAGGCTGGGGAAAGAAGTTCATTGCTTTGCACTAAAAACTCACCTTATAGAGGATACTTTTGTCCATTGCTCAATCATAGACATGTATGCAAAAACTGGATTTATAGGAATGTCCAAGTATGTTTTTGACCATATTCTGCTCAAAGATATAGCATCATGGACGGCTATGATTACAGGATATGCAGTTCATGGACTTGGAATGGAGGCCATCAAGCTATTTCAGGAAATGCAAAAATCGGGCTTCACGCCTACAAGCTTGACATATGTCTCTATTTTAATGGCATGTAACCATGCCGGGCTCATTGAAGAAGGTCGACAATATGTTAGAGAGATGCAGGTCCATGGTCTAAAACCTGAATTGGAACATTATGCATGTGTAATTGACATGCTGGGTCGTGCTGGACAGTTTGATGATGCCTTAAATCAAATGGCTGAGATGCCTATGCAGCCAGATACTCAAATTTGGAGCTCGTTGCTCAGTTCATGTACGGTTCATGTCCAATTGAATCTTGGGAAGAAATGTGCTGAGAAGTTGCTGGAATTAGAGCCAAAAAGAGCAGAAATATATGTTTTGGTGTCCAACTTTTTTGCTAAATATGGGGATTGGGATTCTGTTAGACAATTGAGGCAAAAGATGAAGGAGTTGGGCTTGCAAAAAGAAATTGGTTGCAGTCGGATTGAAATAGGAGGAAAAAGCTATAACTTCGCTGTTGGCAATATGCTATCCAAACCGTAA